The stretch of DNA CATTGCGAATGACGACCGGCTTCGCATGGCCGAAGACCTGCGTCTGTGCAAAAAATGAAGTATGGGGGTCTCACAGATGGAACACGTCCCTGTGCTCGATACCGGTATGCCGGATTGGCAGGACCTAAGGCTTTTTCTGGAGCTCGACCGGCGGGGCAGCTTTCGCGCTGCCGCCAACGTCGTGGGCCTCTCCATCAACACCCTGCGCCGCAGGATCGACGATCTGGAGGCTCGGCTCGGCATGACGCTGCTGACTCGCCATGCCGACGGGATCCGGCTGACTGCGGAGGGCGAGAGCATTCTGGCGGCGACGCAATCGATGGAGGCGGCCGCCTACTCGGTCCTGCGCGCCCGGGATGCGGTCTCGGCCACACCGGCCGGCGAGGTGCGCATCGCGGTCACCGAGGGGCTTGGAACCTTCTGGCTCGCGCCGCGGCTCGTCGAGTTCCAGCGGGCAAATCCGCGGCTCGTCGTCGATCTGCGCTGCACGATGGACCCCGCAGACGTCGCGCGGCTCGAAGCGGAGATCGCGGTCCAGCTGGTCCGGCCGGTCAATCCGGACCTGAAGGTGGTCAAGCTCGGGCGGCTGCACGTGATGGCCTTCGCGGCCCGGAGCTATCTCGACATCTACGGTGTGCCGGCCAGCATTGAGGATGCGGCGCGGCACCGGATCGTGCTCCAGGTGTCGGGGCAGACGGTGAGCATGGCCGAATATGACCGGCATACGCCGGGCATGCCGCAATCGGGCTACGTGACGCTCAAGACGAACGTCAGCAGCGCCCATTACTGGTCGGTGGCCAACGGCGCCGGAATCGGCTGGCTGCCGACCTACGCATCGGCGATCGGCGCTCGATTGGTTCCGATCGATGGTCTCGTTCAGCTGGGCTTCGATATCTGGCTGACCTACCACCCGGATGCCGAGCGGATCGATCGGGTGCGCCGGGCGATCGACTGGATCCGCGCCAGCTTCGATCCGGTCCGGTATCCCTGGTTTCGCGATACCTTCATCCACCCGCGGGATCTCCCGGCAGCGATCAAGGGCGGCGCTGCCGCCGACTTGTTCGGCGGGTTCGCCGGAATGGAACGGTAACGCGCGGTTTCGGCAACCTTGACCGCGCGGCGCGCATGATCCTTGCTCCCACGGCCGCAACGACGAGGTCTGCCGTGCTGCTGACGCCCCGCGAAAAGGACAAGCTGCTTATCGCCATGGCGGCGCAAGTGGCACGGAACCGTTTGGCGCGCGGCGTCAAGCTCAACCATCCCGAGGCCGTGGCGCTGATCACCGACTTCGTGGTCGAGGGCGCGCGGGACGGCCGAACCGTGGCGGAGCTGATGCAGGCCGGTGCAACCGTGATCACGGCAGACCAAGTGATGGCGGGCGTCCC from Methylobacterium sp. PvR107 encodes:
- a CDS encoding LysR family transcriptional regulator, producing the protein MEHVPVLDTGMPDWQDLRLFLELDRRGSFRAAANVVGLSINTLRRRIDDLEARLGMTLLTRHADGIRLTAEGESILAATQSMEAAAYSVLRARDAVSATPAGEVRIAVTEGLGTFWLAPRLVEFQRANPRLVVDLRCTMDPADVARLEAEIAVQLVRPVNPDLKVVKLGRLHVMAFAARSYLDIYGVPASIEDAARHRIVLQVSGQTVSMAEYDRHTPGMPQSGYVTLKTNVSSAHYWSVANGAGIGWLPTYASAIGARLVPIDGLVQLGFDIWLTYHPDAERIDRVRRAIDWIRASFDPVRYPWFRDTFIHPRDLPAAIKGGAAADLFGGFAGMER